One Corvus moneduloides isolate bCorMon1 chromosome Z, bCorMon1.pri, whole genome shotgun sequence genomic window carries:
- the RIC1 gene encoding RAB6A-GEF complex partner protein 1 isoform X2: MYFLSGWPKRLLCPLESLERPLHIQTDPQRAFFAVLFPSQLSIWYCRPSVLIVSYKELSKAASQFGPYKQAEWRPDSTMIAVSTANGYILFFEIPSARDKYLYEPIYPKGSPHLKGTPHYKEEQCAPSLNLEMKKVLDLQASITSLQSMLEDLLVATADGFLHLIHWDGMTNGRKAINLCTVPFSVDLQSSRGSLLGFEDVYIRDMEYCATLDGFAVVFNDGRVGFITPMSSRFTAEQLHGVWAQDVVDGTCVAVNNKYRLMAFGCANGSVQVYTIDTTTGAMQFSHKLELTPKQYPDIWNKTGPVKLVRWSPDSCVVMVTWEYGGLSLWSVFGAQLICTLGGDFAYQSDGAKKDPLKISSMTWGSEGYHLWVIDRNSSNVKPERNANNEVHRFGILQFQFIKSALTVNPCMSNQEQVLLQGEDRLYLNCGDAAQAQSPRNTSAHSEHNHSRERGPFSDGSLDSQGLSTLLGHRHWHVVQIHSTYLESNWPIRFSAIDKLGQNVAVVGRFGFAHYSLLTKKWKLFGNITQEQTMMVTGGLAWWNDFIVLACYNLNDHQEELRIYLRTSNLDNAFAHITKVQAPTLLLSVFRDIVILFRADCSICLYSIERRSEGLNPTASIQILQEVSMSRYIPHPFLVVSVTLTSVRTETGITLKMPQQACEAESIMLNLAGQLIMLQRDRSGPQIRDKDNNPNQRKHLPFCAPVVLAQSVENVWTTCRINKQKRHLLEALWLSCGGAGMKVWLPLFPRDHRKPHSFLSRRIMLPFHINIYPLAVLFEDALVLGAVNDTVLYDCLYTQTSAREHLEVLFPFSIVERTSQIYLHHILRQLLVRNLGEQALLLAHSCATLPYFPHVLELMLHEVLEEEATSREPIPDPLLPTVAKFITEFPLFLQTVVHCARKTEYALWNYLFAAVGNPKDLFEECLMAQDLDTAASYLIILQNMEVPAVSRQHATLLFNTALEQGKWDLCRHMIRFLKAIGSGETETPPATPTAQEPSSSGGFEFFRHRSISLSQSAENLHSKFNLTKTLSMPSGPSGKRWSKDSDCAENMYIDMMLWRHARRLLEEIKLKDLGCFAAQLGFELIGWLCKERARAARVEDFVCALKKLHKDFLWPFPVIPASSINSPFKNGKYKTAMGEQLLKSQSADTFVNMEVDTGVSNTPRSRSWLGTISSSQREIDTVSSHGPHLQDAFLSPLLSKGDECSIGSATDLTETSSMVDGDWTMVDENFSSLSLTQSELEQLSLELASKGPHKSQVQLRYLLHIFMEAGCLDWCVVIGLILRESSVINQVFSIMQSSDIDGEICQNIKTGLDAVEKWASTDCPGYKPFLNIIKPQIQKLNEIIEEQVQPEAFQPVNPSKVPEQANPRAEESRTSSSHGTNPQSDAGSSSASRHEEDKAKTEDEDSFQEGNYDCVVS, from the exons cccAGTGTATTAATTGTAAGCTACAAGGAACTTTCAAAAGCAGCTTCTCAGTTTGGACCTTACAAACAAGCAGAATGGCGGCCTGACAGCACAATGATAGCTGTTTCA ACTGCAAATGGATACATCTTATTTTTTGAAATCCCATCCGCAAGAGACAAGTATCTTTATGAGCCAATATATCCCAA AGGAAGCCCACATCTGAAGGGAACCCCACATTATAAGGAAGAACAATGTGCTCCTTCATTAAatctagaaatgaaaaaagtgcTGGACTTGCAAGCATCTATCACAAG TTTGCAGTCCATGTTAGAGGATCTACTTGTTGCTACTGCTGATGGATTTCTCCATCTCATTCACTGGGATGGTATGACCAATGGAAGGAAGGCAATCAACCTATGTACAGTTCCATTTTCTGTGGATCTGCAGTCTTCTCGAG GTTCACTTTTGGGCTTCGAAGATGTTTACATCAGAGATATGGAATACTGTGCCACGCTTGATggctttgctgttgtttttaatgATGGCAGAGTTGGTTTCATTACACCAATGTCAAGTAGATTCACTGCTGAG CAGCTCCATGGCGTATGGGCACAAGATGTAGTGGATGGAACTTGTGTGGCAGTGAATAACAAGTACAGGCTAATGGCGTTTGGATGTGCCAA TGGCTCTGTGCAGGTTTATACGATAGATACCACCACTGGCGCCATGCAGTTTTCTCATAAATTGGAACTGACACCAAAACAATATCCTG ATATTTGGAATAAAACAGGACCTGTTAAACTAGTCAGATGGTCACCTGATAGCTGTGTTGTGATGGTGACCTGGGAATATGGAGGTTTATCCTTATGGAGTGTTTTTGGTGCTCAGCTTATCTGTACTTTAGGAGGTGATTTTGC gTATCAATCTGATGGTGCCAAAAAGGACCCTCTAAAAATCAGTTCCATG ACCTGGGGATCAGAAGGGTATCATCTCTGGGTTATTGATAGGAATTCTTCTAACGTGAAacctgaaagaaatgcaaataatgaAGTTCACCGGTTTGGTATTCTGCAGTTTCAGTTCATCAAGAGTGCACTCACTGTTAATCCTTGTATG AGTAACCAGGAACAAGTCCTTCTCCAAGGAGAAGATCGCTTATATTTGAACTGTGGAGATGCAGCACAGGCTCAGAGTCCCAGAAATACTTCGGCACACTCTGAACATAaccacagcagggaaagaggcCCATTTTCAGATGGCAGTTTAGATTCTCAGGGTTTAAGCACTTTACTAGGACACCGTCATTGGCATGTTGTACAG attcaTAGTACATATCTAGAGAGCAACTGGCCTATAAGG tTTTCAGCTATTGACAAGCTTGGACAGAATGTAGCTGTTGTTGGCAGGTTTGGTTTTGCACATTATTCTTTACTCACCAAAAAATGGAAGCTGTTTGGAAACATTACCCAG gagcAAACTATGATGGTAACAGGTGGTTTAGCGTGGTGGAATGACTTCATTGTTCTTGCATGTTATAATTTAAATGATCACCAGGAAGAG CTGAGAATCTACCTGCGAACGTCTAACCTTGACAACGCGTTTGCACACATCACCAAAGTGCAAGCACCCACGTTACTACTGAGTGTCTTCCGGGACATTGTGATATTGTTCAGAGCAGATTGTTCCATTTGCCTTTACAGTATTGAGAGAAGGTCTGAGGG tcttAATCCTACTGCCAGTATCCAAATTCTTCAAGAAGTGTCCATGTCTCGGTACATTCCTCATCCTTTTCTTGTAGTGTCTGTTACATTGACATCAGTGAGAACAGAGACTGGCATCACCTTGAAGATGCCTCAGCAG GCTTGTGAAGCTGAAAGTATTATGCTTAACTTAGCAGGACAACTCATCATGTTGCAAAGGGATCGATCTGGACCCCAGATACGAGATAAAGATAATAATCCTAATCAAAGAAAGCAT CTGCCTTTTTGTGCTCCAGTTGTCCTTGCCCAATCTGTTGAAAATGTATGGACTACTTGCAGAATTAACAAACAGAAACGCCACTTATTGGAGGCTCTGTGGCTCAGCTGTGGTGGGGCAGGTATGAAAGTCTGGCTTCCCCTGTTTCCCAGAGATCATCGAAAACCGCATTCCTTTCTGTCAAGACGGATCATGCTGCCTTTCCACATCAACATATACCCATTGGCTGTTTTGTTTGAAGATGCCTTGGTTCTTGGTGCTGTTAATGACACTGTGCTCTATGACTGTTTATACACTCAAACCAGTGCTAGAGAACACTTAGAggttctctttcctttctccattgTTGAGAGAACCTCTCAGATCTACCTCCATCACATTTTACGCCAGCTCTTGGTTAGGAACCTCGGTGAACAAGCCTTGCTTTTGGCCCACTCCTGTGCCACATTACCATACTTTCCTCATGTACTAGAACTGATGCTTCATGAAGTGCTGGAAGAAGAAGCTACCTCGCGGGAACCCATTCCCGACCCTCTCCTTCCCACTGTGGCGAAGTTCATTACAGAATTCCCCCTCTTCCTGCAGACAGTTGTTCATTGTGCTAGGAAGACAGAATATGCCCTGTGGAATTacctttttgctgctgttggaaACCCAAAGGACTTATTTGAAGAGTGCTTAATGGCCCAGGACTTGGACACAGCTGCCTCTTACCTTATTATCCTACAG AATATGGAAGTTCCAGCAGTTAGCAGACAACATGCTACCCTCCTGTTTAATACTGCCTTAGAGCAGGGGAAGTGGGATCTCTGTCGTCATATGATTAGATTTCTTAAAGCCATTGGCtctggagaaacagaaacaccCCCAGCTACACCAACAGCTCAG gAACCTAGTTCAAGTGGTGGTTTTGAGTTCTTCAGGCATCGCAGCATTAGTTTATCCCAATCAGCAGAAAATCTCCATAGCAAATTTAATTTGACAAAAACGCTGAGTATGCCCTCTGGCCCATCTGGGAAAAG gtggAGTAAAGACAGCGACTGTGCTGAGAACATGTACATTGACATGATGCTCTGGCGGCATGCTCGGCGTCTGCTGGAGGAGATCAAGCTGAAAGACCTTGGCTGCTTTGCTGCACAGTTAGGCTTTGAGCTGATCGGCTGGTTGTGCAAGGAGCGAGCCAGAGCTGCCCGCGTGGAGGATTTTGTGTGTGCTTTGAAAAAGCTACACAAGGATTTCCTCTGGCCATTTCCAGTTATACCAGCTTCGTCCATTAATTCACCTTTCAAGAATGGAAAGTATAAGACAG ctatgGGGGAGCAACTGCTAAAATCTCAGTCTGCAGACACCTTTGTAAACATGGAAGTGGACACAGGGGTTTCAAACACACCTCGCAGTCGCAGCTGGCTTGGTACTATCAGCTCTTCACAGAGAGAAATTGACACTGTTTCATCCCATGGACCACACTTGCAAgatgcatttctttctcctttgctaAGCAAAG GTGATGAATGCAGCATTGGTTCAGCAACAGACCTGACTGAAACAAGTTCTATGGTGGATGGAGACTGGACCATGGTGGATGAAAACTTCTCCAGTCTCAGTTTAACTCAGTCAGAGCTTGAGCAGCTCTCCCTAGAACTGGCCAGTAAAGGGCCACACAAGTCACAGGTGCAGCTGCG GTACTTGCTACATATCTTCATGGAAGCAGGTTGTCTGGATTGGTGTGTTGTCATAGGCCTTATTCTCAGAGAATCTTCAGTTATCAACCAGGTTTTCAGTATCATGCAGTCCTCTGATATTGATGGAGAAATCTGTCAGAATATCAAGACTGGCCTAGATGCTGTTGAGAAGTGGGCTTCTACAGATTG CCCTGGGTACAAGCCATTTCTAAATATCATCAAACCACAGATCCAGAAACTAAATGAAATAATAGAAGAGCAAGTACAACCAGAAGCGTTTCAGCCAGTGAATCCTTCTAAGGTTCCTGAACAAGCAAACCCAAGAGCTGAGGAAAGCAGGACTTCATCTAGCCATGGCACTAATCCTCAGAGtgatgctggcagcagcagtgcaagcAGACATGAAGAAGACAAGGCTAAGACAGAGGATGAGGATTCATTCCAAGAAGGCAATTATGACTGTGTTGTGTCTTAA
- the RIC1 gene encoding RAB6A-GEF complex partner protein 1 isoform X3, which translates to MYFLSGWPKRLLCPLESLERPLHIQTDPQRAFFAVLFPSQLSIWYCRPSVLIVSYKELSKAASQFGPYKQAEWRPDSTMIAVSTANGYILFFEIPSARDKYLYEPIYPKGSPHLKGTPHYKEEQCAPSLNLEMKKVLDLQASITSLQSMLEDLLVATADGFLHLIHWDGMTNGRKAINLCTVPFSVDLQSSRAGSLLGFEDVYIRDMEYCATLDGFAVVFNDGRVGFITPMSSRFTAELHGVWAQDVVDGTCVAVNNKYRLMAFGCANGSVQVYTIDTTTGAMQFSHKLELTPKQYPDIWNKTGPVKLVRWSPDSCVVMVTWEYGGLSLWSVFGAQLICTLGGDFAYQSDGAKKDPLKISSMTWGSEGYHLWVIDRNSSNVKPERNANNEVHRFGILQFQFIKSALTVNPCMSNQEQVLLQGEDRLYLNCGDAAQAQSPRNTSAHSEHNHSRERGPFSDGSLDSQGLSTLLGHRHWHVVQIHSTYLESNWPIRFSAIDKLGQNVAVVGRFGFAHYSLLTKKWKLFGNITQEQTMMVTGGLAWWNDFIVLACYNLNDHQEELRIYLRTSNLDNAFAHITKVQAPTLLLSVFRDIVILFRADCSICLYSIERRSEGLNPTASIQILQEVSMSRYIPHPFLVVSVTLTSVRTETGITLKMPQQACEAESIMLNLAGQLIMLQRDRSGPQIRDKDNNPNQRKHLPFCAPVVLAQSVENVWTTCRINKQKRHLLEALWLSCGGAGMKVWLPLFPRDHRKPHSFLSRRIMLPFHINIYPLAVLFEDALVLGAVNDTVLYDCLYTQTSAREHLEVLFPFSIVERTSQIYLHHILRQLLVRNLGEQALLLAHSCATLPYFPHVLELMLHEVLEEEATSREPIPDPLLPTVAKFITEFPLFLQTVVHCARKTEYALWNYLFAAVGNPKDLFEECLMAQDLDTAASYLIILQNMEVPAVSRQHATLLFNTALEQGKWDLCRHMIRFLKAIGSGETETPPATPTAQEPSSSGGFEFFRHRSISLSQSAENLHSKFNLTKTLSMPSGPSGKRWSKDSDCAENMYIDMMLWRHARRLLEEIKLKDLGCFAAQLGFELIGWLCKERARAARVEDFVCALKKLHKDFLWPFPVIPASSINSPFKNGKYKTAMGEQLLKSQSADTFVNMEVDTGVSNTPRSRSWLGTISSSQREIDTVSSHGPHLQDAFLSPLLSKGDECSIGSATDLTETSSMVDGDWTMVDENFSSLSLTQSELEQLSLELASKGPHKSQVQLRYLLHIFMEAGCLDWCVVIGLILRESSVINQVFSIMQSSDIDGEICQNIKTGLDAVEKWASTDCPGYKPFLNIIKPQIQKLNEIIEEQVQPEAFQPVNPSKVPEQANPRAEESRTSSSHGTNPQSDAGSSSASRHEEDKAKTEDEDSFQEGNYDCVVS; encoded by the exons cccAGTGTATTAATTGTAAGCTACAAGGAACTTTCAAAAGCAGCTTCTCAGTTTGGACCTTACAAACAAGCAGAATGGCGGCCTGACAGCACAATGATAGCTGTTTCA ACTGCAAATGGATACATCTTATTTTTTGAAATCCCATCCGCAAGAGACAAGTATCTTTATGAGCCAATATATCCCAA AGGAAGCCCACATCTGAAGGGAACCCCACATTATAAGGAAGAACAATGTGCTCCTTCATTAAatctagaaatgaaaaaagtgcTGGACTTGCAAGCATCTATCACAAG TTTGCAGTCCATGTTAGAGGATCTACTTGTTGCTACTGCTGATGGATTTCTCCATCTCATTCACTGGGATGGTATGACCAATGGAAGGAAGGCAATCAACCTATGTACAGTTCCATTTTCTGTGGATCTGCAGTCTTCTCGAG CAGGTTCACTTTTGGGCTTCGAAGATGTTTACATCAGAGATATGGAATACTGTGCCACGCTTGATggctttgctgttgtttttaatgATGGCAGAGTTGGTTTCATTACACCAATGTCAAGTAGATTCACTGCTGAG CTCCATGGCGTATGGGCACAAGATGTAGTGGATGGAACTTGTGTGGCAGTGAATAACAAGTACAGGCTAATGGCGTTTGGATGTGCCAA TGGCTCTGTGCAGGTTTATACGATAGATACCACCACTGGCGCCATGCAGTTTTCTCATAAATTGGAACTGACACCAAAACAATATCCTG ATATTTGGAATAAAACAGGACCTGTTAAACTAGTCAGATGGTCACCTGATAGCTGTGTTGTGATGGTGACCTGGGAATATGGAGGTTTATCCTTATGGAGTGTTTTTGGTGCTCAGCTTATCTGTACTTTAGGAGGTGATTTTGC gTATCAATCTGATGGTGCCAAAAAGGACCCTCTAAAAATCAGTTCCATG ACCTGGGGATCAGAAGGGTATCATCTCTGGGTTATTGATAGGAATTCTTCTAACGTGAAacctgaaagaaatgcaaataatgaAGTTCACCGGTTTGGTATTCTGCAGTTTCAGTTCATCAAGAGTGCACTCACTGTTAATCCTTGTATG AGTAACCAGGAACAAGTCCTTCTCCAAGGAGAAGATCGCTTATATTTGAACTGTGGAGATGCAGCACAGGCTCAGAGTCCCAGAAATACTTCGGCACACTCTGAACATAaccacagcagggaaagaggcCCATTTTCAGATGGCAGTTTAGATTCTCAGGGTTTAAGCACTTTACTAGGACACCGTCATTGGCATGTTGTACAG attcaTAGTACATATCTAGAGAGCAACTGGCCTATAAGG tTTTCAGCTATTGACAAGCTTGGACAGAATGTAGCTGTTGTTGGCAGGTTTGGTTTTGCACATTATTCTTTACTCACCAAAAAATGGAAGCTGTTTGGAAACATTACCCAG gagcAAACTATGATGGTAACAGGTGGTTTAGCGTGGTGGAATGACTTCATTGTTCTTGCATGTTATAATTTAAATGATCACCAGGAAGAG CTGAGAATCTACCTGCGAACGTCTAACCTTGACAACGCGTTTGCACACATCACCAAAGTGCAAGCACCCACGTTACTACTGAGTGTCTTCCGGGACATTGTGATATTGTTCAGAGCAGATTGTTCCATTTGCCTTTACAGTATTGAGAGAAGGTCTGAGGG tcttAATCCTACTGCCAGTATCCAAATTCTTCAAGAAGTGTCCATGTCTCGGTACATTCCTCATCCTTTTCTTGTAGTGTCTGTTACATTGACATCAGTGAGAACAGAGACTGGCATCACCTTGAAGATGCCTCAGCAG GCTTGTGAAGCTGAAAGTATTATGCTTAACTTAGCAGGACAACTCATCATGTTGCAAAGGGATCGATCTGGACCCCAGATACGAGATAAAGATAATAATCCTAATCAAAGAAAGCAT CTGCCTTTTTGTGCTCCAGTTGTCCTTGCCCAATCTGTTGAAAATGTATGGACTACTTGCAGAATTAACAAACAGAAACGCCACTTATTGGAGGCTCTGTGGCTCAGCTGTGGTGGGGCAGGTATGAAAGTCTGGCTTCCCCTGTTTCCCAGAGATCATCGAAAACCGCATTCCTTTCTGTCAAGACGGATCATGCTGCCTTTCCACATCAACATATACCCATTGGCTGTTTTGTTTGAAGATGCCTTGGTTCTTGGTGCTGTTAATGACACTGTGCTCTATGACTGTTTATACACTCAAACCAGTGCTAGAGAACACTTAGAggttctctttcctttctccattgTTGAGAGAACCTCTCAGATCTACCTCCATCACATTTTACGCCAGCTCTTGGTTAGGAACCTCGGTGAACAAGCCTTGCTTTTGGCCCACTCCTGTGCCACATTACCATACTTTCCTCATGTACTAGAACTGATGCTTCATGAAGTGCTGGAAGAAGAAGCTACCTCGCGGGAACCCATTCCCGACCCTCTCCTTCCCACTGTGGCGAAGTTCATTACAGAATTCCCCCTCTTCCTGCAGACAGTTGTTCATTGTGCTAGGAAGACAGAATATGCCCTGTGGAATTacctttttgctgctgttggaaACCCAAAGGACTTATTTGAAGAGTGCTTAATGGCCCAGGACTTGGACACAGCTGCCTCTTACCTTATTATCCTACAG AATATGGAAGTTCCAGCAGTTAGCAGACAACATGCTACCCTCCTGTTTAATACTGCCTTAGAGCAGGGGAAGTGGGATCTCTGTCGTCATATGATTAGATTTCTTAAAGCCATTGGCtctggagaaacagaaacaccCCCAGCTACACCAACAGCTCAG gAACCTAGTTCAAGTGGTGGTTTTGAGTTCTTCAGGCATCGCAGCATTAGTTTATCCCAATCAGCAGAAAATCTCCATAGCAAATTTAATTTGACAAAAACGCTGAGTATGCCCTCTGGCCCATCTGGGAAAAG gtggAGTAAAGACAGCGACTGTGCTGAGAACATGTACATTGACATGATGCTCTGGCGGCATGCTCGGCGTCTGCTGGAGGAGATCAAGCTGAAAGACCTTGGCTGCTTTGCTGCACAGTTAGGCTTTGAGCTGATCGGCTGGTTGTGCAAGGAGCGAGCCAGAGCTGCCCGCGTGGAGGATTTTGTGTGTGCTTTGAAAAAGCTACACAAGGATTTCCTCTGGCCATTTCCAGTTATACCAGCTTCGTCCATTAATTCACCTTTCAAGAATGGAAAGTATAAGACAG ctatgGGGGAGCAACTGCTAAAATCTCAGTCTGCAGACACCTTTGTAAACATGGAAGTGGACACAGGGGTTTCAAACACACCTCGCAGTCGCAGCTGGCTTGGTACTATCAGCTCTTCACAGAGAGAAATTGACACTGTTTCATCCCATGGACCACACTTGCAAgatgcatttctttctcctttgctaAGCAAAG GTGATGAATGCAGCATTGGTTCAGCAACAGACCTGACTGAAACAAGTTCTATGGTGGATGGAGACTGGACCATGGTGGATGAAAACTTCTCCAGTCTCAGTTTAACTCAGTCAGAGCTTGAGCAGCTCTCCCTAGAACTGGCCAGTAAAGGGCCACACAAGTCACAGGTGCAGCTGCG GTACTTGCTACATATCTTCATGGAAGCAGGTTGTCTGGATTGGTGTGTTGTCATAGGCCTTATTCTCAGAGAATCTTCAGTTATCAACCAGGTTTTCAGTATCATGCAGTCCTCTGATATTGATGGAGAAATCTGTCAGAATATCAAGACTGGCCTAGATGCTGTTGAGAAGTGGGCTTCTACAGATTG CCCTGGGTACAAGCCATTTCTAAATATCATCAAACCACAGATCCAGAAACTAAATGAAATAATAGAAGAGCAAGTACAACCAGAAGCGTTTCAGCCAGTGAATCCTTCTAAGGTTCCTGAACAAGCAAACCCAAGAGCTGAGGAAAGCAGGACTTCATCTAGCCATGGCACTAATCCTCAGAGtgatgctggcagcagcagtgcaagcAGACATGAAGAAGACAAGGCTAAGACAGAGGATGAGGATTCATTCCAAGAAGGCAATTATGACTGTGTTGTGTCTTAA